Proteins encoded within one genomic window of Actinoplanes octamycinicus:
- a CDS encoding phage tail assembly protein, producing MNPPTEFPFTLPRGYTDADGAVHRAGVMRLATAYDEIAPMQDPRVQANPGYLVLILLSRVVLRLGDLPRVNPKVMEGLPAGDLAFLQEFYRRVNEDGAAHGTVVCPRCETEFAVELSGLGG from the coding sequence ATGAACCCGCCGACCGAGTTCCCGTTCACGCTGCCCCGCGGCTACACCGACGCGGACGGCGCGGTGCACCGCGCCGGGGTGATGCGGCTGGCCACCGCGTACGACGAGATCGCGCCGATGCAGGACCCGCGGGTGCAGGCCAACCCGGGCTACCTGGTGCTCATCCTGCTCTCCCGGGTGGTGCTGCGGCTCGGCGACCTGCCCCGGGTCAACCCGAAGGTCATGGAGGGGTTGCCGGCCGGGGACCTGGCGTTCCTGCAGGAGTTCTACCGCCGGGTCAACGAGGACGGGGCGGCGCACGGAACCGTGGTCTGCCCGCGCTGCGAGACCGAGTTCGCGGTGGAGCTGAGCGGCCTGGGGGGATGA
- a CDS encoding CIS tube protein, which translates to MPLEKIHITPAGGAAITALFNPTQYTLDRGNQIAEIPIPGQAAPILQFVRGTTAVLTMELFFDTYEKQTDVREHTDRVYDLLRIDPGTHAPPICRVGWGTFLFTAVLDRVSGRFTLFLADGTPVRAILGVTFKEYVDLAVEVRRRPTESADHAKTRVVARGDTLATIAAAEYGDPARWRPIAEANGIDNPRRLEPGRVLAVPPLPPEAGS; encoded by the coding sequence ATGCCACTCGAGAAGATCCACATCACGCCGGCCGGTGGCGCCGCGATCACCGCCCTGTTCAACCCGACCCAGTACACGCTGGACCGGGGCAATCAGATCGCCGAGATCCCGATCCCCGGCCAGGCCGCGCCGATCCTGCAGTTCGTCAGGGGCACCACCGCGGTGCTGACGATGGAGTTGTTCTTCGACACGTACGAGAAGCAGACGGACGTGCGCGAGCACACCGACCGCGTGTATGACCTGCTGCGCATCGACCCCGGCACGCACGCGCCGCCGATCTGCCGGGTCGGATGGGGCACCTTCCTGTTCACCGCGGTGCTGGACCGGGTCAGCGGCCGGTTCACCCTGTTCCTGGCCGACGGCACCCCGGTCCGCGCGATCCTCGGCGTCACCTTCAAGGAGTACGTCGACCTGGCCGTCGAGGTCCGCCGCCGCCCCACCGAGTCCGCCGACCACGCCAAGACCCGGGTGGTGGCCCGCGGCGACACCCTGGCCACCATCGCCGCCGCCGAGTACGGCGACCCGGCCCGCTGGCGGCCGATCGCCGAGGCCAACGGCATCGACAACCCGCGCAGGCTGGAACCGGGCCGGGTGCTGGCCGTCCCGCCGCTGCCGCCGGAGGCCGGGTCATGA
- a CDS encoding phage tail protein, with product MPLGVRVDPFFAHSFLVEIDQVAQAGFQQVSGLETTTAPVPYREGNDPPTMRQLAGLVTYPAIVLRWGITTSAAFWQWRERAMTGRIERRNGSIVLLDELGQEQVRWNFVGGWPSKWTGPALNATANEVAIESVEITHEGLVRA from the coding sequence ATGCCGCTAGGAGTACGCGTCGACCCGTTCTTCGCGCACAGCTTCCTGGTCGAGATCGACCAGGTCGCGCAGGCTGGATTCCAGCAGGTGTCCGGGCTGGAGACGACGACCGCCCCGGTGCCGTACCGGGAGGGCAACGACCCGCCGACCATGCGCCAGCTGGCCGGCCTGGTCACCTACCCGGCGATCGTGCTGCGCTGGGGGATCACCACGAGCGCCGCGTTCTGGCAGTGGCGGGAACGGGCGATGACCGGCCGGATCGAGCGGCGCAACGGCTCGATAGTGCTGCTCGATGAGCTCGGGCAGGAGCAGGTGCGGTGGAACTTCGTCGGCGGCTGGCCGAGCAAGTGGACCGGACCGGCGCTGAACGCGACGGCGAACGAGGTGGCCATCGAGTCCGTCGAGATCACCCACGAGGGGCTGGTCCGGGCATGA
- a CDS encoding DUF6760 family protein, whose amino-acid sequence MTRYPSQRLHEEVAYLGFHLHWPYDQIMSMAHRERQRWVAEVAALLSRE is encoded by the coding sequence ATGACGCGCTACCCCTCGCAGCGGCTGCACGAGGAGGTGGCGTATCTCGGCTTCCACCTGCACTGGCCGTACGACCAGATCATGTCGATGGCGCACCGGGAGCGGCAGCGCTGGGTGGCCGAGGTGGCCGCGCTGCTGTCCCGCGAGTGA
- a CDS encoding phage tail protein, with product MATTGERVDPYLGYGFRVEVGGLVVGGFTEVTGLQVETVVETYREGGVNEYEHKLPGPARYPANLVLRNGISDVEALWQWHQDVLGGVFERRDGTVYLLDGAGEDVMWWHFLQALPVRWTGPELRAASGTVAVEAVELVHQGLRKARAGGAG from the coding sequence GTGGCGACGACCGGGGAGCGCGTCGACCCGTACCTGGGCTACGGGTTCCGGGTCGAGGTCGGCGGGCTCGTCGTCGGCGGGTTCACCGAGGTGACCGGGCTGCAGGTGGAGACGGTGGTGGAGACGTACCGGGAGGGCGGGGTGAACGAGTACGAGCACAAGCTGCCCGGGCCGGCCCGCTACCCGGCCAACCTGGTGCTGCGCAACGGGATCAGCGACGTGGAAGCGCTCTGGCAGTGGCACCAGGACGTGCTCGGCGGGGTGTTCGAACGCCGGGACGGGACCGTCTACCTGCTGGACGGTGCGGGGGAGGACGTCATGTGGTGGCACTTCCTGCAGGCGTTGCCGGTGCGGTGGACCGGGCCGGAGCTGCGGGCCGCGTCCGGGACCGTCGCGGTGGAGGCAGTCGAGCTGGTGCATCAGGGGTTGCGCAAGGCGCGGGCCGGGGGTGCGGGGTGA